From the genome of Anopheles moucheti chromosome 3, idAnoMoucSN_F20_07, whole genome shotgun sequence, one region includes:
- the LOC128301684 gene encoding aurora kinase B — translation MDLFETNDGDSIHSDVLMQTIKMMQHPAYGNPYEWSTCDFDLGRALGRGKFGRVYIARERETGFMVALKMMFKSQLTKWNVEKQLLREIEIQSRLKHPHILRLYTWFHDDRRIYLALELAAQGELYKHLKAAPKGRFDEKRSARYVSQVADALNYCHANNVIHRDLKPENILLTDDDNIKLADFGWSAHTNSNKRKTMCGTLDYLPPEMVDGKMYDDSVDQWCLGILCYEFLVGNPPFESQTTQHTYDKIRRLDIVYPRHLSTGAINLISKLLRIPSSSRITLRDVMNHPWVVQMQK, via the exons ATGGATttgtttgaaacaaatgatGGTGATTCGATCCACTCGGACGTTCTGATGCAGACGATCAAAATGATGCAGCATCCAGCGTACGGGAACCCGTACGAATGGTCTACGTGCGATTTCGACCTAGGCCGCGCGCTTGGTCGTGGAAAGTTTGGGCGCGTCTATATTGCCCGCGAGCGTGAAACCGGCTTTATGGTGGCATTGAAAATGATGTTCAAATCCCAGCTGACCAAATGGAACGTGGAGAAACAGCTGTTGCGCGAGATCGAGATCCAGTCTCGTCTGAAACATCCGCACATTCTGCGACTGTACACCTGGTTTCATGACGATCGACGCATCTACCTGGCGCTCGAGCTGGCCGCACAGGGTGAACTGTACAAACATCTGAAAGCGGCACCGAAAGGCCGATTCGACGAGAAACGATCCGCACGCTACGTATCGCAGGTGGCCGACGCACTGAACTACTGTCACGCCAACAACGTCATCCATCGTGATCTGAAGCCGGAAAACATTCTCCTCACGGATGATGACAACATCAAGCTGGCCGATTTCGGCTGGTCGGCACACACCAATTCGAACAAGCGCAAAACGATGTGCGGTACGCTGGACTACCTACCACCGGAGATGGTGGACGGGAAAATGTACGACGATTCGGTCGACCAGTGGTGTTTGGGCATTCTGTGCTACGAGTTTCTGGTTGGTAATCCACCATTTGAATCGCAGACAACGCAGCACACGTACGACAAGATCCGGCGGCTGGATATAGTGTATCCGCGGCACTTGAGCACGGGCGCCATTAATCTCATCTCAAAG CTGCTGCGCATACCGAGCAGTTCCCGGATTACGCTGCGAGATGTCATGAACCATCCGTGGGTCGTGCAGATGCAGAAATAG